From a region of the Syngnathus scovelli strain Florida chromosome 19, RoL_Ssco_1.2, whole genome shotgun sequence genome:
- the ngly1 gene encoding peptide-N(4)-(N-acetyl-beta-glucosaminyl)asparagine amidase isoform X7, with protein MGFEEVTRESIAAQRDQRLIGGQHRHLPAASQEASALPVRPLLTVSRKNFFVTLQSNSQHVLLYEKPEIQQKARSYIPYTQLSLAADQKLKLAQEAETECKLGKDDFVVLELLRWFKCHFFSWVDCLPCSSCGGPTQNRGSLGPTGDDLRWGAQRVENHYCQRCQLSTRFPRYNNPEKLLQTRRGRCGEWANCFTLCCRALSLEARYIWDSTDHVWTEVYSVSQGRWLHCDSCENVCDQPLLYEVGWGKKLAYILAFSRDQVVDVTWRYSCKHPEVLSRRTNVEETWLLHTIIGLNALRQRSLGTDRKLELTRRLLVELVEFISPKIARQGELGGRVSGSLGWRMARGETGHADSGNIKQGAAYVFTPTEKERRDKLIHVSYNAAKDQYCRISNDFEIIHCWDQCVWRKESVFRKLENDWHMVYIARMEGSSVGQISWKFDFAPSKLTVKSVSMRASSQTFNFGNVSWLLQSGTTATEFSGDGSMQSFQCLNGSSEFTVTAQLSGGEGNVSWQHAQLFRQSLKETEESPFEMIIRLQNA; from the exons ATGGGCTTTGAGGAG GTAACCAGGGAGTCTATAGCTGCTCAAAGAGACCAGAGACTGATTGGAGGGCAACATCGTCACCTTCCGGCAGCGAGCCAAGAAGCCTCAGCACTTCCTGTACGACCATTACTAACG GTGAGCAGAAAGAACTTCTTTGTGACTCTTCAGTCTAACTCCCAACATGTGCTGCTCTACGAAAAACCCGAGATTCAGCAGAAAGCCCGGAGCTACATTCCTTACACGCAGCTATCCTTGGCTGCCGATCAGAAGCTGAAGTTAGCTCAAGAGGCTGAAACAG AATGTAAACTAGGAAAAGACGACTTCGTGGTGCTGGAGTTGCTTCGCTGGTTCAAATGCCATTTCTTCTCCTGGGTCGACTGTTTGCCCTGCAGCAGTTGCGGAGGCCCGACGCAGAATAGGGGCTCGCTCGGTCCTACCGGCGACGATCTACGCTGGGGAGCCCAGAGAGTGGAGAACCACTACTGTCAGAGGTGCCAGTTAAGCACCAGATTCCCTCG CTATAACAACCCGGAGAAGCTTCTTCAAACCAGGAGAGGGCGCTGTGGGGAGTGGGCCAACTGTTTTACCCTGTGTTGCAGAGCTCTCTCCCTTGAAGCCAGGTACATCTGGGACAGCACAG ATCACGTATGGACAGAGGTTTACTCGGTGTCGCAGGGCCGTTGGCTGCACTGTGACTCGTGCGAGAACGTCTGTGATCAACCTTTACTCTATGAGGTCGGCTGGGGGAAGAAACTGGCCTATATTCTGGCTTTCTCACGAGACCAG gtggttgatgTGACGTGGAGGTATTCCTGCAAGCATCCAGAGGTTTTGTCAAGAAGGACCAATGTTGAGGAGACTTGGCTGCTGCACACCATAATTGGCCTCAACGCCttg AGACAGCGATCCCTGGGTACGGACAGGAAATTAGAATTGACACGACGCTTACTTGTCGAGCTTGTGGAAtttatttcccccaaaatagCGAGACAAGGCGAACTGGGAGGACGCGTCTCCGGGTCTCTTGGCTGGAGGATGGCGAGAGGAGAGACGGGACATGCAGATTCAGGGAATATCAAGCAG GGTGCCGCTTATGTGTTCACGCCCACCGAGAAAGAAAGGAGAGACAAGTTAATCCACGTGTCGTACAATGCCGCTAAAGACCAATACTGTCGCATCTCTAATGACTTTGAGATCATCCACTGCTGGGATCAATGTGTGTGGCGGAAGGAGTCTGTCTTTAGGAAGCTGGAAAATGACTGGCACATG GTATATATTGCTCGAATGGAAGGCTCCTCTGTAGGACAGATAAGCTGGAAATTTGACTTTGCTCCATCCAAATTAACCGTAAAGTCTGTCTCAATGAGGGCCAGCAGCCAAACGttcaattttgggaatgtcagcTGGCTCTTGCAATCGGGCACGACGGCGACTGAGTTTTCTGGAG ATGGGAGCATGCAGTCCTTCCAGTGTTTGAACGGTTCCTCTGAGTTTACTGTCACTGCACAGCTCAGCGGTGGGGAAGGGAATGTCTCATGGCAGCACGCTCAGCTGTTCAGACAAAGTCTGAAGGAGACAGAAGAGTCTCCGTTTGAAATGATCATTCGCCTTCAAAACGCATGA
- the ngly1 gene encoding peptide-N(4)-(N-acetyl-beta-glucosaminyl)asparagine amidase isoform X6 yields the protein MGFEESDTHLVFPNSSSLDQLKVTRESIAAQRDQRLIGGQHRHLPAASQEASALPVRPLLTVSRKNFFVTLQSNSQHVLLYEKPEIQQKARSYIPYTQLSLAADQKLKLAQEAETECKLGKDDFVVLELLRWFKCHFFSWVDCLPCSSCGGPTQNRGSLGPTGDDLRWGAQRVENHYCQRCQLSTRFPRYNNPEKLLQTRRGRCGEWANCFTLCCRALSLEARYIWDSTDHVWTEVYSVSQGRWLHCDSCENVCDQPLLYEVGWGKKLAYILAFSRDQVVDVTWRYSCKHPEVLSRRTNVEETWLLHTIIGLNALRQRSLGTDRKLELTRRLLVELVEFISPKIARQGELGGRVSGSLGWRMARGETGHADSGNIKQGAAYVFTPTEKERRDKLIHVSYNAAKDQYCRISNDFEIIHCWDQCVWRKESVFRKLENDWHMVYIARMEGSSVGQISWKFDFAPSKLTVKSVSMRASSQTFNFGNVSWLLQSGTTATEFSGDGSMQSFQCLNGSSEFTVTAQLSGGEGNVSWQHAQLFRQSLKETEESPFEMIIRLQNA from the exons ATGGGCTTTGAGGAG tCTGACACACACTTGGTATTCCCAAACTCGTCCTCATTGGACCAACTGAAGGTAACCAGGGAGTCTATAGCTGCTCAAAGAGACCAGAGACTGATTGGAGGGCAACATCGTCACCTTCCGGCAGCGAGCCAAGAAGCCTCAGCACTTCCTGTACGACCATTACTAACG GTGAGCAGAAAGAACTTCTTTGTGACTCTTCAGTCTAACTCCCAACATGTGCTGCTCTACGAAAAACCCGAGATTCAGCAGAAAGCCCGGAGCTACATTCCTTACACGCAGCTATCCTTGGCTGCCGATCAGAAGCTGAAGTTAGCTCAAGAGGCTGAAACAG AATGTAAACTAGGAAAAGACGACTTCGTGGTGCTGGAGTTGCTTCGCTGGTTCAAATGCCATTTCTTCTCCTGGGTCGACTGTTTGCCCTGCAGCAGTTGCGGAGGCCCGACGCAGAATAGGGGCTCGCTCGGTCCTACCGGCGACGATCTACGCTGGGGAGCCCAGAGAGTGGAGAACCACTACTGTCAGAGGTGCCAGTTAAGCACCAGATTCCCTCG CTATAACAACCCGGAGAAGCTTCTTCAAACCAGGAGAGGGCGCTGTGGGGAGTGGGCCAACTGTTTTACCCTGTGTTGCAGAGCTCTCTCCCTTGAAGCCAGGTACATCTGGGACAGCACAG ATCACGTATGGACAGAGGTTTACTCGGTGTCGCAGGGCCGTTGGCTGCACTGTGACTCGTGCGAGAACGTCTGTGATCAACCTTTACTCTATGAGGTCGGCTGGGGGAAGAAACTGGCCTATATTCTGGCTTTCTCACGAGACCAG gtggttgatgTGACGTGGAGGTATTCCTGCAAGCATCCAGAGGTTTTGTCAAGAAGGACCAATGTTGAGGAGACTTGGCTGCTGCACACCATAATTGGCCTCAACGCCttg AGACAGCGATCCCTGGGTACGGACAGGAAATTAGAATTGACACGACGCTTACTTGTCGAGCTTGTGGAAtttatttcccccaaaatagCGAGACAAGGCGAACTGGGAGGACGCGTCTCCGGGTCTCTTGGCTGGAGGATGGCGAGAGGAGAGACGGGACATGCAGATTCAGGGAATATCAAGCAG GGTGCCGCTTATGTGTTCACGCCCACCGAGAAAGAAAGGAGAGACAAGTTAATCCACGTGTCGTACAATGCCGCTAAAGACCAATACTGTCGCATCTCTAATGACTTTGAGATCATCCACTGCTGGGATCAATGTGTGTGGCGGAAGGAGTCTGTCTTTAGGAAGCTGGAAAATGACTGGCACATG GTATATATTGCTCGAATGGAAGGCTCCTCTGTAGGACAGATAAGCTGGAAATTTGACTTTGCTCCATCCAAATTAACCGTAAAGTCTGTCTCAATGAGGGCCAGCAGCCAAACGttcaattttgggaatgtcagcTGGCTCTTGCAATCGGGCACGACGGCGACTGAGTTTTCTGGAG ATGGGAGCATGCAGTCCTTCCAGTGTTTGAACGGTTCCTCTGAGTTTACTGTCACTGCACAGCTCAGCGGTGGGGAAGGGAATGTCTCATGGCAGCACGCTCAGCTGTTCAGACAAAGTCTGAAGGAGACAGAAGAGTCTCCGTTTGAAATGATCATTCGCCTTCAAAACGCATGA
- the ngly1 gene encoding peptide-N(4)-(N-acetyl-beta-glucosaminyl)asparagine amidase isoform X4: MQTGLRKTSQAGQGSFSRWLTETNSTRPPNGFDTSGYVIMNPNVEKYRSIRIGNPTFSTKLLPINGAVECLFEMGFEEVTRESIAAQRDQRLIGGQHRHLPAASQEASALPVRPLLTVSRKNFFVTLQSNSQHVLLYEKPEIQQKARSYIPYTQLSLAADQKLKLAQEAETECKLGKDDFVVLELLRWFKCHFFSWVDCLPCSSCGGPTQNRGSLGPTGDDLRWGAQRVENHYCQRCQLSTRFPRYNNPEKLLQTRRGRCGEWANCFTLCCRALSLEARYIWDSTDHVWTEVYSVSQGRWLHCDSCENVCDQPLLYEVGWGKKLAYILAFSRDQVVDVTWRYSCKHPEVLSRRTNVEETWLLHTIIGLNALRQRSLGTDRKLELTRRLLVELVEFISPKIARQGELGGRVSGSLGWRMARGETGHADSGNIKQGAAYVFTPTEKERRDKLIHVSYNAAKDQYCRISNDFEIIHCWDQCVWRKESVFRKLENDWHMVYIARMEGSSVGQISWKFDFAPSKLTVKSVSMRASSQTFNFGNVSWLLQSGTTATEFSGDGSMQSFQCLNGSSEFTVTAQLSGGEGNVSWQHAQLFRQSLKETEESPFEMIIRLQNA; this comes from the exons ATGCAAACTGGATTGCGGAAAACAAGCCAGGCAGGGCAGGGATCCTTCAGTCGGTGGTTGACAGAAACAAATTCAACAAGACCTCCAAATGGCTTTGACACCAGCGGTTACGTTATTAT GAACCCCAATGTGGAAAAATACCGATCAATCCGTATAGGCAATCCGACTTTTTCTACGAAGCTCCTGCCAATCAACGGTGCTGTGGAATGCCTCTTCGAGATGGGCTTTGAGGAG GTAACCAGGGAGTCTATAGCTGCTCAAAGAGACCAGAGACTGATTGGAGGGCAACATCGTCACCTTCCGGCAGCGAGCCAAGAAGCCTCAGCACTTCCTGTACGACCATTACTAACG GTGAGCAGAAAGAACTTCTTTGTGACTCTTCAGTCTAACTCCCAACATGTGCTGCTCTACGAAAAACCCGAGATTCAGCAGAAAGCCCGGAGCTACATTCCTTACACGCAGCTATCCTTGGCTGCCGATCAGAAGCTGAAGTTAGCTCAAGAGGCTGAAACAG AATGTAAACTAGGAAAAGACGACTTCGTGGTGCTGGAGTTGCTTCGCTGGTTCAAATGCCATTTCTTCTCCTGGGTCGACTGTTTGCCCTGCAGCAGTTGCGGAGGCCCGACGCAGAATAGGGGCTCGCTCGGTCCTACCGGCGACGATCTACGCTGGGGAGCCCAGAGAGTGGAGAACCACTACTGTCAGAGGTGCCAGTTAAGCACCAGATTCCCTCG CTATAACAACCCGGAGAAGCTTCTTCAAACCAGGAGAGGGCGCTGTGGGGAGTGGGCCAACTGTTTTACCCTGTGTTGCAGAGCTCTCTCCCTTGAAGCCAGGTACATCTGGGACAGCACAG ATCACGTATGGACAGAGGTTTACTCGGTGTCGCAGGGCCGTTGGCTGCACTGTGACTCGTGCGAGAACGTCTGTGATCAACCTTTACTCTATGAGGTCGGCTGGGGGAAGAAACTGGCCTATATTCTGGCTTTCTCACGAGACCAG gtggttgatgTGACGTGGAGGTATTCCTGCAAGCATCCAGAGGTTTTGTCAAGAAGGACCAATGTTGAGGAGACTTGGCTGCTGCACACCATAATTGGCCTCAACGCCttg AGACAGCGATCCCTGGGTACGGACAGGAAATTAGAATTGACACGACGCTTACTTGTCGAGCTTGTGGAAtttatttcccccaaaatagCGAGACAAGGCGAACTGGGAGGACGCGTCTCCGGGTCTCTTGGCTGGAGGATGGCGAGAGGAGAGACGGGACATGCAGATTCAGGGAATATCAAGCAG GGTGCCGCTTATGTGTTCACGCCCACCGAGAAAGAAAGGAGAGACAAGTTAATCCACGTGTCGTACAATGCCGCTAAAGACCAATACTGTCGCATCTCTAATGACTTTGAGATCATCCACTGCTGGGATCAATGTGTGTGGCGGAAGGAGTCTGTCTTTAGGAAGCTGGAAAATGACTGGCACATG GTATATATTGCTCGAATGGAAGGCTCCTCTGTAGGACAGATAAGCTGGAAATTTGACTTTGCTCCATCCAAATTAACCGTAAAGTCTGTCTCAATGAGGGCCAGCAGCCAAACGttcaattttgggaatgtcagcTGGCTCTTGCAATCGGGCACGACGGCGACTGAGTTTTCTGGAG ATGGGAGCATGCAGTCCTTCCAGTGTTTGAACGGTTCCTCTGAGTTTACTGTCACTGCACAGCTCAGCGGTGGGGAAGGGAATGTCTCATGGCAGCACGCTCAGCTGTTCAGACAAAGTCTGAAGGAGACAGAAGAGTCTCCGTTTGAAATGATCATTCGCCTTCAAAACGCATGA
- the ngly1 gene encoding peptide-N(4)-(N-acetyl-beta-glucosaminyl)asparagine amidase isoform X3, translating into MQTGLRKTSQAGQGSFSRWLTETNSTRPPNGFDTSGYVIMNPNVEKYRSIRIGNPTFSTKLLPINGAVECLFEMGFEESDTHLVFPNSSSLDQLKVTRESIAAQRDQRLIGGQHRHLPAASQEASALPVRPLLTVSRKNFFVTLQSNSQHVLLYEKPEIQQKARSYIPYTQLSLAADQKLKLAQEAETECKLGKDDFVVLELLRWFKCHFFSWVDCLPCSSCGGPTQNRGSLGPTGDDLRWGAQRVENHYCQSYNNPEKLLQTRRGRCGEWANCFTLCCRALSLEARYIWDSTDHVWTEVYSVSQGRWLHCDSCENVCDQPLLYEVGWGKKLAYILAFSRDQVVDVTWRYSCKHPEVLSRRTNVEETWLLHTIIGLNALRQRSLGTDRKLELTRRLLVELVEFISPKIARQGELGGRVSGSLGWRMARGETGHADSGNIKQGAAYVFTPTEKERRDKLIHVSYNAAKDQYCRISNDFEIIHCWDQCVWRKESVFRKLENDWHMVYIARMEGSSVGQISWKFDFAPSKLTVKSVSMRASSQTFNFGNVSWLLQSGTTATEFSGDGSMQSFQCLNGSSEFTVTAQLSGGEGNVSWQHAQLFRQSLKETEESPFEMIIRLQNA; encoded by the exons ATGCAAACTGGATTGCGGAAAACAAGCCAGGCAGGGCAGGGATCCTTCAGTCGGTGGTTGACAGAAACAAATTCAACAAGACCTCCAAATGGCTTTGACACCAGCGGTTACGTTATTAT GAACCCCAATGTGGAAAAATACCGATCAATCCGTATAGGCAATCCGACTTTTTCTACGAAGCTCCTGCCAATCAACGGTGCTGTGGAATGCCTCTTCGAGATGGGCTTTGAGGAG tCTGACACACACTTGGTATTCCCAAACTCGTCCTCATTGGACCAACTGAAGGTAACCAGGGAGTCTATAGCTGCTCAAAGAGACCAGAGACTGATTGGAGGGCAACATCGTCACCTTCCGGCAGCGAGCCAAGAAGCCTCAGCACTTCCTGTACGACCATTACTAACG GTGAGCAGAAAGAACTTCTTTGTGACTCTTCAGTCTAACTCCCAACATGTGCTGCTCTACGAAAAACCCGAGATTCAGCAGAAAGCCCGGAGCTACATTCCTTACACGCAGCTATCCTTGGCTGCCGATCAGAAGCTGAAGTTAGCTCAAGAGGCTGAAACAG AATGTAAACTAGGAAAAGACGACTTCGTGGTGCTGGAGTTGCTTCGCTGGTTCAAATGCCATTTCTTCTCCTGGGTCGACTGTTTGCCCTGCAGCAGTTGCGGAGGCCCGACGCAGAATAGGGGCTCGCTCGGTCCTACCGGCGACGATCTACGCTGGGGAGCCCAGAGAGTGGAGAACCACTACTGTCAGAG CTATAACAACCCGGAGAAGCTTCTTCAAACCAGGAGAGGGCGCTGTGGGGAGTGGGCCAACTGTTTTACCCTGTGTTGCAGAGCTCTCTCCCTTGAAGCCAGGTACATCTGGGACAGCACAG ATCACGTATGGACAGAGGTTTACTCGGTGTCGCAGGGCCGTTGGCTGCACTGTGACTCGTGCGAGAACGTCTGTGATCAACCTTTACTCTATGAGGTCGGCTGGGGGAAGAAACTGGCCTATATTCTGGCTTTCTCACGAGACCAG gtggttgatgTGACGTGGAGGTATTCCTGCAAGCATCCAGAGGTTTTGTCAAGAAGGACCAATGTTGAGGAGACTTGGCTGCTGCACACCATAATTGGCCTCAACGCCttg AGACAGCGATCCCTGGGTACGGACAGGAAATTAGAATTGACACGACGCTTACTTGTCGAGCTTGTGGAAtttatttcccccaaaatagCGAGACAAGGCGAACTGGGAGGACGCGTCTCCGGGTCTCTTGGCTGGAGGATGGCGAGAGGAGAGACGGGACATGCAGATTCAGGGAATATCAAGCAG GGTGCCGCTTATGTGTTCACGCCCACCGAGAAAGAAAGGAGAGACAAGTTAATCCACGTGTCGTACAATGCCGCTAAAGACCAATACTGTCGCATCTCTAATGACTTTGAGATCATCCACTGCTGGGATCAATGTGTGTGGCGGAAGGAGTCTGTCTTTAGGAAGCTGGAAAATGACTGGCACATG GTATATATTGCTCGAATGGAAGGCTCCTCTGTAGGACAGATAAGCTGGAAATTTGACTTTGCTCCATCCAAATTAACCGTAAAGTCTGTCTCAATGAGGGCCAGCAGCCAAACGttcaattttgggaatgtcagcTGGCTCTTGCAATCGGGCACGACGGCGACTGAGTTTTCTGGAG ATGGGAGCATGCAGTCCTTCCAGTGTTTGAACGGTTCCTCTGAGTTTACTGTCACTGCACAGCTCAGCGGTGGGGAAGGGAATGTCTCATGGCAGCACGCTCAGCTGTTCAGACAAAGTCTGAAGGAGACAGAAGAGTCTCCGTTTGAAATGATCATTCGCCTTCAAAACGCATGA
- the ngly1 gene encoding peptide-N(4)-(N-acetyl-beta-glucosaminyl)asparagine amidase isoform X1 produces the protein MQTGLRKTSQAGQGSFSRWLTETNSTRPPNGFDTSGYVIMNPNVEKYRSIRIGNPTFSTKLLPINGAVECLFEMGFEESDTHLVFPNSSSLDQLKVTRESIAAQRDQRLIGGQHRHLPAASQEASALPVRPLLTVSRKNFFVTLQSNSQHVLLYEKPEIQQKARSYIPYTQLSLAADQKLKLAQEAETECKLGKDDFVVLELLRWFKCHFFSWVDCLPCSSCGGPTQNRGSLGPTGDDLRWGAQRVENHYCQRCQLSTRFPRYNNPEKLLQTRRGRCGEWANCFTLCCRALSLEARYIWDSTDHVWTEVYSVSQGRWLHCDSCENVCDQPLLYEVGWGKKLAYILAFSRDQVVDVTWRYSCKHPEVLSRRTNVEETWLLHTIIGLNALRQRSLGTDRKLELTRRLLVELVEFISPKIARQGELGGRVSGSLGWRMARGETGHADSGNIKQGAAYVFTPTEKERRDKLIHVSYNAAKDQYCRISNDFEIIHCWDQCVWRKESVFRKLENDWHMVYIARMEGSSVGQISWKFDFAPSKLTVKSVSMRASSQTFNFGNVSWLLQSGTTATEFSGDGSMQSFQCLNGSSEFTVTAQLSGGEGNVSWQHAQLFRQSLKETEESPFEMIIRLQNA, from the exons ATGCAAACTGGATTGCGGAAAACAAGCCAGGCAGGGCAGGGATCCTTCAGTCGGTGGTTGACAGAAACAAATTCAACAAGACCTCCAAATGGCTTTGACACCAGCGGTTACGTTATTAT GAACCCCAATGTGGAAAAATACCGATCAATCCGTATAGGCAATCCGACTTTTTCTACGAAGCTCCTGCCAATCAACGGTGCTGTGGAATGCCTCTTCGAGATGGGCTTTGAGGAG tCTGACACACACTTGGTATTCCCAAACTCGTCCTCATTGGACCAACTGAAGGTAACCAGGGAGTCTATAGCTGCTCAAAGAGACCAGAGACTGATTGGAGGGCAACATCGTCACCTTCCGGCAGCGAGCCAAGAAGCCTCAGCACTTCCTGTACGACCATTACTAACG GTGAGCAGAAAGAACTTCTTTGTGACTCTTCAGTCTAACTCCCAACATGTGCTGCTCTACGAAAAACCCGAGATTCAGCAGAAAGCCCGGAGCTACATTCCTTACACGCAGCTATCCTTGGCTGCCGATCAGAAGCTGAAGTTAGCTCAAGAGGCTGAAACAG AATGTAAACTAGGAAAAGACGACTTCGTGGTGCTGGAGTTGCTTCGCTGGTTCAAATGCCATTTCTTCTCCTGGGTCGACTGTTTGCCCTGCAGCAGTTGCGGAGGCCCGACGCAGAATAGGGGCTCGCTCGGTCCTACCGGCGACGATCTACGCTGGGGAGCCCAGAGAGTGGAGAACCACTACTGTCAGAGGTGCCAGTTAAGCACCAGATTCCCTCG CTATAACAACCCGGAGAAGCTTCTTCAAACCAGGAGAGGGCGCTGTGGGGAGTGGGCCAACTGTTTTACCCTGTGTTGCAGAGCTCTCTCCCTTGAAGCCAGGTACATCTGGGACAGCACAG ATCACGTATGGACAGAGGTTTACTCGGTGTCGCAGGGCCGTTGGCTGCACTGTGACTCGTGCGAGAACGTCTGTGATCAACCTTTACTCTATGAGGTCGGCTGGGGGAAGAAACTGGCCTATATTCTGGCTTTCTCACGAGACCAG gtggttgatgTGACGTGGAGGTATTCCTGCAAGCATCCAGAGGTTTTGTCAAGAAGGACCAATGTTGAGGAGACTTGGCTGCTGCACACCATAATTGGCCTCAACGCCttg AGACAGCGATCCCTGGGTACGGACAGGAAATTAGAATTGACACGACGCTTACTTGTCGAGCTTGTGGAAtttatttcccccaaaatagCGAGACAAGGCGAACTGGGAGGACGCGTCTCCGGGTCTCTTGGCTGGAGGATGGCGAGAGGAGAGACGGGACATGCAGATTCAGGGAATATCAAGCAG GGTGCCGCTTATGTGTTCACGCCCACCGAGAAAGAAAGGAGAGACAAGTTAATCCACGTGTCGTACAATGCCGCTAAAGACCAATACTGTCGCATCTCTAATGACTTTGAGATCATCCACTGCTGGGATCAATGTGTGTGGCGGAAGGAGTCTGTCTTTAGGAAGCTGGAAAATGACTGGCACATG GTATATATTGCTCGAATGGAAGGCTCCTCTGTAGGACAGATAAGCTGGAAATTTGACTTTGCTCCATCCAAATTAACCGTAAAGTCTGTCTCAATGAGGGCCAGCAGCCAAACGttcaattttgggaatgtcagcTGGCTCTTGCAATCGGGCACGACGGCGACTGAGTTTTCTGGAG ATGGGAGCATGCAGTCCTTCCAGTGTTTGAACGGTTCCTCTGAGTTTACTGTCACTGCACAGCTCAGCGGTGGGGAAGGGAATGTCTCATGGCAGCACGCTCAGCTGTTCAGACAAAGTCTGAAGGAGACAGAAGAGTCTCCGTTTGAAATGATCATTCGCCTTCAAAACGCATGA
- the ngly1 gene encoding peptide-N(4)-(N-acetyl-beta-glucosaminyl)asparagine amidase isoform X5: protein MALTPAVTLLCENSNEVFFEVCKLLLSYADNILRNPNVEKYRSIRIGNPTFSTKLLPINGAVECLFEMGFEEVTRESIAAQRDQRLIGGQHRHLPAASQEASALPVRPLLTVSRKNFFVTLQSNSQHVLLYEKPEIQQKARSYIPYTQLSLAADQKLKLAQEAETECKLGKDDFVVLELLRWFKCHFFSWVDCLPCSSCGGPTQNRGSLGPTGDDLRWGAQRVENHYCQRCQLSTRFPRYNNPEKLLQTRRGRCGEWANCFTLCCRALSLEARYIWDSTDHVWTEVYSVSQGRWLHCDSCENVCDQPLLYEVGWGKKLAYILAFSRDQVVDVTWRYSCKHPEVLSRRTNVEETWLLHTIIGLNALRQRSLGTDRKLELTRRLLVELVEFISPKIARQGELGGRVSGSLGWRMARGETGHADSGNIKQGAAYVFTPTEKERRDKLIHVSYNAAKDQYCRISNDFEIIHCWDQCVWRKESVFRKLENDWHMVYIARMEGSSVGQISWKFDFAPSKLTVKSVSMRASSQTFNFGNVSWLLQSGTTATEFSGDGSMQSFQCLNGSSEFTVTAQLSGGEGNVSWQHAQLFRQSLKETEESPFEMIIRLQNA, encoded by the exons ATGGCTTTGACACCAGCGGTTACGTTATTATGTGAGAATTCAAATGAAGTCTTCTTTGAAGTATGCAAGTTGTTGCTTTCATACGCCGACAATATTTTAAG GAACCCCAATGTGGAAAAATACCGATCAATCCGTATAGGCAATCCGACTTTTTCTACGAAGCTCCTGCCAATCAACGGTGCTGTGGAATGCCTCTTCGAGATGGGCTTTGAGGAG GTAACCAGGGAGTCTATAGCTGCTCAAAGAGACCAGAGACTGATTGGAGGGCAACATCGTCACCTTCCGGCAGCGAGCCAAGAAGCCTCAGCACTTCCTGTACGACCATTACTAACG GTGAGCAGAAAGAACTTCTTTGTGACTCTTCAGTCTAACTCCCAACATGTGCTGCTCTACGAAAAACCCGAGATTCAGCAGAAAGCCCGGAGCTACATTCCTTACACGCAGCTATCCTTGGCTGCCGATCAGAAGCTGAAGTTAGCTCAAGAGGCTGAAACAG AATGTAAACTAGGAAAAGACGACTTCGTGGTGCTGGAGTTGCTTCGCTGGTTCAAATGCCATTTCTTCTCCTGGGTCGACTGTTTGCCCTGCAGCAGTTGCGGAGGCCCGACGCAGAATAGGGGCTCGCTCGGTCCTACCGGCGACGATCTACGCTGGGGAGCCCAGAGAGTGGAGAACCACTACTGTCAGAGGTGCCAGTTAAGCACCAGATTCCCTCG CTATAACAACCCGGAGAAGCTTCTTCAAACCAGGAGAGGGCGCTGTGGGGAGTGGGCCAACTGTTTTACCCTGTGTTGCAGAGCTCTCTCCCTTGAAGCCAGGTACATCTGGGACAGCACAG ATCACGTATGGACAGAGGTTTACTCGGTGTCGCAGGGCCGTTGGCTGCACTGTGACTCGTGCGAGAACGTCTGTGATCAACCTTTACTCTATGAGGTCGGCTGGGGGAAGAAACTGGCCTATATTCTGGCTTTCTCACGAGACCAG gtggttgatgTGACGTGGAGGTATTCCTGCAAGCATCCAGAGGTTTTGTCAAGAAGGACCAATGTTGAGGAGACTTGGCTGCTGCACACCATAATTGGCCTCAACGCCttg AGACAGCGATCCCTGGGTACGGACAGGAAATTAGAATTGACACGACGCTTACTTGTCGAGCTTGTGGAAtttatttcccccaaaatagCGAGACAAGGCGAACTGGGAGGACGCGTCTCCGGGTCTCTTGGCTGGAGGATGGCGAGAGGAGAGACGGGACATGCAGATTCAGGGAATATCAAGCAG GGTGCCGCTTATGTGTTCACGCCCACCGAGAAAGAAAGGAGAGACAAGTTAATCCACGTGTCGTACAATGCCGCTAAAGACCAATACTGTCGCATCTCTAATGACTTTGAGATCATCCACTGCTGGGATCAATGTGTGTGGCGGAAGGAGTCTGTCTTTAGGAAGCTGGAAAATGACTGGCACATG GTATATATTGCTCGAATGGAAGGCTCCTCTGTAGGACAGATAAGCTGGAAATTTGACTTTGCTCCATCCAAATTAACCGTAAAGTCTGTCTCAATGAGGGCCAGCAGCCAAACGttcaattttgggaatgtcagcTGGCTCTTGCAATCGGGCACGACGGCGACTGAGTTTTCTGGAG ATGGGAGCATGCAGTCCTTCCAGTGTTTGAACGGTTCCTCTGAGTTTACTGTCACTGCACAGCTCAGCGGTGGGGAAGGGAATGTCTCATGGCAGCACGCTCAGCTGTTCAGACAAAGTCTGAAGGAGACAGAAGAGTCTCCGTTTGAAATGATCATTCGCCTTCAAAACGCATGA